One Glycocaulis abyssi DNA window includes the following coding sequences:
- a CDS encoding GcrA family cell cycle regulator, giving the protein MAWTDERVETLKKLWADGLSASQIAKQLGGVTRNAVIGKVHRLGLSGRAAPSRPTRRVAAPKLAPRPRTASTPSQANAKAKTANGSEPAIVRAPAPTPVPVEPHVLPSGDYATVLTLREGMCKWPVGDPADASFRFCGHKTTPGQAYCEAHSQMAYQPQAKRKRKPAEDARAVLDSLASGRRANF; this is encoded by the coding sequence ATGGCATGGACAGACGAACGGGTGGAAACCCTGAAAAAACTGTGGGCAGACGGTCTGAGCGCCAGCCAGATCGCCAAACAGCTTGGCGGGGTAACCCGCAACGCCGTGATCGGCAAGGTGCACCGCCTTGGCCTGTCCGGCCGGGCTGCACCCTCGCGCCCGACCCGGCGTGTGGCTGCGCCCAAGCTGGCACCAAGGCCACGTACGGCCTCCACTCCATCGCAGGCAAATGCGAAAGCCAAGACGGCCAATGGCAGCGAGCCAGCCATTGTGCGCGCTCCGGCGCCCACGCCCGTCCCAGTGGAGCCGCATGTCCTGCCATCTGGCGATTACGCCACCGTGCTTACCTTGCGCGAAGGCATGTGCAAATGGCCGGTCGGCGACCCGGCCGATGCGTCTTTCCGCTTCTGCGGCCACAAGACCACACCGGGTCAGGCGTATTGCGAAGCCCATTCGCAAATGGCCTACCAGCCGCAGGCCAAACGCAAGCGCAAGCCGGCCGAAGATGCCCGCGCGGTGCTCGACAGCCTGGCATCCGGGCGGCGGGCGAATTTCTAG
- a CDS encoding TrkH family potassium uptake protein has product MSIYTRTVIFILGVLLAALGAAMLVPAIIDLNVDAESAHAFFGSAVLCGFVGGIMALMGRGDGFDLDARGAILVTSGSWIVLGLAASIPLHLAGIGMSWTDAIFESVSGITTTGATVLTGLQDLPAGVLIWRAILQWIGGIGIIVTAMAIWPVLGIGGMQLFRLESSDKVDKALPRAGEIAGAVGLIYLVLTFACFIAYGFAGMNAFDAAAHAMTTVATGGFSTSDASIGAWAHEGADLVALVFMILSALPFLVFLRAVQGRPDRVLNDPQVRAFLILVFVACASLTLLLLVNDVDTGELPAWRAAAVNAVSVMTGTGYGSADFASWGTMPVMVFFILMFAGGCAGSSTCSIKVFRHQIAASAMLTYLHRYARPRAVRSVHYDGKPVPEATVRSVLGFVFLFFGAFAVSAILLSLIGLDPVTALSGAATTIANVGPGLGDIIGPAGNFQPLPDAAKWVMSFTMLVGRLEVLTMLALFTPAFWRS; this is encoded by the coding sequence ATCGATCTCAATGTGGATGCAGAGTCGGCGCATGCCTTTTTCGGCTCGGCGGTGCTGTGCGGATTTGTCGGCGGCATCATGGCGCTGATGGGCCGCGGGGACGGGTTCGACCTTGATGCCAGAGGCGCGATCCTGGTGACATCCGGCTCATGGATTGTGCTGGGTCTGGCCGCATCTATCCCGCTGCATCTGGCCGGTATCGGCATGAGCTGGACCGACGCCATTTTTGAGTCCGTCTCCGGTATCACCACCACAGGCGCAACCGTGCTGACCGGCCTGCAGGACCTGCCCGCAGGCGTATTGATCTGGCGCGCCATCCTGCAATGGATTGGCGGCATAGGCATCATCGTCACGGCGATGGCTATCTGGCCGGTTCTGGGCATTGGCGGCATGCAGCTTTTCCGGCTGGAAAGCTCTGACAAGGTGGACAAGGCGCTGCCGCGCGCGGGCGAGATCGCGGGCGCTGTCGGTCTGATCTATCTGGTGCTGACCTTTGCCTGTTTTATCGCCTATGGCTTTGCCGGGATGAACGCGTTTGACGCAGCGGCCCACGCCATGACGACGGTGGCGACGGGCGGATTTTCAACCAGCGACGCCTCGATCGGCGCGTGGGCCCATGAGGGCGCAGATCTCGTGGCACTGGTCTTCATGATATTGTCGGCCCTGCCCTTCCTGGTCTTCCTGCGCGCCGTTCAGGGCCGCCCGGACCGGGTGCTCAACGATCCACAGGTGCGTGCCTTCCTGATCCTGGTGTTTGTCGCCTGCGCGAGCCTGACACTGCTCCTGCTGGTCAATGATGTGGACACTGGCGAGTTGCCCGCCTGGCGGGCGGCCGCCGTCAACGCCGTCTCGGTGATGACCGGCACCGGCTATGGCAGCGCGGATTTCGCCAGCTGGGGCACCATGCCCGTCATGGTCTTCTTCATCCTGATGTTCGCAGGCGGATGCGCAGGTTCCAGCACCTGCTCGATCAAGGTGTTCCGTCACCAGATCGCGGCTTCCGCCATGCTGACCTATCTGCACCGCTATGCCCGCCCGCGTGCAGTGCGCTCGGTGCATTACGATGGCAAGCCGGTGCCCGAAGCGACCGTGCGCTCGGTGCTCGGCTTTGTGTTCCTGTTTTTCGGCGCGTTTGCGGTATCGGCGATCCTGTTGTCCCTGATCGGGCTGGACCCGGTGACGGCGCTGTCAGGCGCGGCCACAACGATTGCCAATGTCGGCCCCGGCCTTGGCGACATCATAGGCCCGGCGGGCAATTTCCAGCCTTTGCCCGATGCCGCCAAATGGGTGATGAGCTTCACCATGCTGGTCGGCCGGCTGGAGGTGCTGACCATGCTGGCCCTGTTCACACCCGCCTTCTGGCGCAGCTAG
- the phoB gene encoding phosphate regulon transcriptional regulator PhoB — translation MQPHVLVVEDEDALAELLQYNLKKEGFRVTVAADGEEAMILVDERQPDIILLDWMLPKVSGIEVCRRLRGRQETRNIPIIMLTARGEEADRIRGLDTGADDYIIKPFLMNELFARVRAILRRIRPGLADDKVVVGEISIDRVAHRVSRAGRDIHLGPTEFRLLDYFMQHPGRVFSREQLLDAVWGSDVYVEARTVDVHVGRLRKALNNGHETDPIRTVRSAGYALNAE, via the coding sequence ATGCAACCGCATGTTCTGGTCGTTGAGGATGAAGATGCGCTGGCCGAACTGCTTCAGTACAATCTGAAGAAGGAAGGTTTCCGCGTCACTGTGGCAGCCGATGGCGAGGAGGCGATGATCCTCGTCGACGAACGCCAGCCCGACATCATCCTTCTGGACTGGATGCTGCCGAAAGTATCGGGCATCGAGGTGTGCCGCCGCCTGCGCGGGCGACAGGAGACGCGCAATATCCCGATCATCATGCTGACAGCGCGCGGCGAGGAAGCCGACCGTATCCGCGGCCTTGATACCGGCGCGGACGATTACATCATCAAGCCGTTCCTGATGAATGAGCTGTTTGCCCGCGTTCGCGCAATCCTTCGCCGTATCCGTCCGGGCCTTGCCGATGACAAGGTGGTGGTCGGCGAGATCTCGATTGACCGGGTGGCGCACCGCGTCTCACGCGCCGGGCGCGATATCCATCTGGGTCCGACCGAGTTCCGCCTGCTCGACTATTTCATGCAGCATCCGGGGCGCGTTTTCTCGCGCGAGCAATTGCTTGATGCGGTGTGGGGTTCGGATGTCTATGTGGAGGCGCGCACGGTCGATGTGCATGTGGGCCGTCTGCGCAAGGCGCTCAATAACGGGCATGAAACCGATCCGATCCGCACCGTCCGCTCCGCAGGCTATGCACTGAACGCGGAATAG
- a CDS encoding Hsp33 family molecular chaperone has product MDENTLGSGPDALGRTDDIVAAFQLEKRPVSGRVVRLGPVVDEILSAHDLPVAVAALLGEAVLLAVLIGDSLKFEGRLIVQASGANSNPGGLGGEGAVSFVVADYAVGEGVRGFARYDADRVAALEAEHGPRPGAERLLGSGAFAMTIDQGSDMERYQGVVALDGPTLAACAEHYFAQSEQVPTRIRLAVGQEMIAGGKTRWRAGGAILQRIAGDDARGHDAHAFADAQVLFDTVEDDELLDPGVSSGRLLYRLFHEDGVRLQPSKPVLKRCTCERERLARILAGFPAEDRDEMVKDGAVVMTCEYCNRDWRFSEAEIDAAG; this is encoded by the coding sequence ATGGACGAGAACACGCTTGGCTCCGGCCCGGATGCTCTGGGCCGGACGGATGACATTGTAGCCGCTTTCCAGCTGGAGAAACGGCCCGTATCGGGCCGTGTGGTCCGGCTCGGCCCGGTCGTGGACGAAATCCTCTCCGCGCATGATCTGCCCGTGGCCGTCGCAGCCCTGCTGGGCGAGGCGGTATTGCTGGCGGTGCTGATCGGGGACTCCCTGAAATTTGAAGGCCGCCTGATCGTGCAGGCCAGCGGCGCCAACTCCAATCCCGGCGGGCTGGGCGGCGAGGGCGCCGTCAGCTTTGTTGTGGCCGACTATGCCGTAGGCGAGGGCGTGCGCGGCTTCGCCCGCTATGACGCAGACCGTGTGGCCGCGCTGGAGGCCGAGCATGGCCCGCGCCCCGGAGCCGAACGCCTGCTGGGTTCGGGTGCCTTCGCCATGACCATCGATCAGGGCTCCGATATGGAGCGCTATCAGGGCGTTGTGGCGCTGGACGGCCCGACGCTTGCCGCGTGTGCGGAGCATTATTTCGCTCAGTCCGAACAGGTGCCGACCCGCATCCGCCTGGCGGTTGGACAGGAAATGATCGCTGGCGGCAAGACGCGCTGGCGGGCGGGCGGCGCGATATTGCAGCGCATTGCCGGTGATGATGCGCGCGGCCATGATGCGCATGCCTTCGCCGACGCGCAGGTGCTGTTCGATACGGTTGAAGACGATGAGCTGCTGGATCCCGGCGTGTCATCCGGCCGCCTGCTCTACCGGCTCTTCCATGAGGACGGCGTTCGGCTACAGCCCTCAAAGCCTGTGTTGAAGCGCTGTACGTGCGAGCGTGAGCGGCTGGCGCGCATCCTTGCGGGTTTCCCGGCAGAGGATCGTGACGAGATGGTCAAGGACGGCGCCGTTGTGATGACGTGCGAGTATTGCAATCGCGACTGGCGTTTCAGCGAGGCTGAGATCGACGCAGCGGGCTAG
- a CDS encoding ABC transporter permease, with protein sequence MPDTSSQSDAVKTSLAGPVPPQPRPIGAINWLGLWTLYKKEVRRFLKVSFQTVAAPVATTLLYMMVFSLAIGVTREAPGGLPFVVFLAPGLVMMGLLNNAFANSSSSLIVAKVQGNTVDFLMPPLSAGELAAAFIGGAITRGVMVAAASALVIMPFASVPVSHVWAIVFFGVGAAAMLGMAGVIAGVWAEKFDHLAVITNFIIMPLTFLSGTFYSISILPEPFQTISHANPFFYLIDGFRYGFIGYADGNIAIGVVVTLVINAALLVACYGVLRSGWRLRT encoded by the coding sequence ATGCCAGACACGTCCAGCCAGAGCGATGCGGTGAAGACCAGCCTTGCCGGGCCGGTACCGCCGCAGCCACGCCCGATTGGCGCCATCAACTGGCTGGGCCTGTGGACGCTCTACAAGAAGGAAGTGCGCCGCTTCCTGAAGGTCAGCTTCCAGACGGTCGCCGCCCCGGTCGCCACGACCCTGCTCTACATGATGGTGTTTTCGCTGGCCATCGGGGTCACGCGCGAGGCGCCGGGCGGGCTGCCCTTTGTGGTCTTTCTGGCCCCCGGCCTGGTGATGATGGGGCTTTTGAACAACGCGTTTGCAAACTCATCCTCCTCGCTGATCGTGGCCAAGGTGCAGGGCAATACGGTCGATTTCCTGATGCCGCCTCTATCTGCGGGCGAGCTGGCGGCGGCCTTCATTGGCGGTGCCATAACGCGCGGCGTGATGGTCGCGGCTGCCTCTGCGCTGGTCATCATGCCGTTTGCGTCCGTGCCGGTGTCCCATGTGTGGGCGATCGTGTTCTTTGGCGTCGGCGCGGCGGCCATGCTGGGGATGGCGGGCGTGATTGCCGGGGTGTGGGCGGAGAAGTTCGATCACCTCGCGGTCATCACCAATTTCATCATCATGCCGCTGACCTTCCTGTCGGGCACGTTCTATTCGATCTCGATCCTGCCCGAGCCCTTCCAGACGATCAGTCACGCCAACCCGTTCTTCTATCTGATTGACGGGTTCCGCTACGGCTTCATCGGGTATGCCGACGGCAATATCGCCATTGGCGTTGTGGTGACGCTGGTCATCAATGCCGCGCTTCTTGTCGCCTGCTATGGCGTATTGCGGTCCGGCTGGCGGCTGAGAACCTAG
- a CDS encoding aspartate aminotransferase family protein, with amino-acid sequence MPTPLFDTYAPPSQIFERGEGVFLIERSGEKYLDFISGIAVNALGHAHPKAVAALKSQAEKLWHTSNMFTVPGQHELAAKYCQNSFADRVFFTNSGTEAIECAIKTARHYHFVNGRPDRYRIITFTGAFHGRTYGGINAGGNPAYLEGFGPRMEGFDPIAFGDHDAVKAAITEETAAILVEPVQGEGGVRALPDVCLRGLRELCDEHGLLLIYDEVQCGAGRTGKLWAHEWAGSAAPDIMAVAKGVGGGFPMGACLTTEAAGAHMVVGTHGSTFGGNPLAMAVGNVVYDELTAPGFMEHVVDVSNFLHQQLHGLADTHSAKVEEVRGKGLLVGLKLKTGYVNKTLAKHARDHHLLIGAAGDNVARMAPPLIIEEAHARQAVEALDKALAALEQG; translated from the coding sequence ATGCCCACCCCGCTTTTTGACACCTATGCCCCGCCCTCGCAGATATTCGAGCGCGGTGAAGGCGTCTTCCTGATCGAGCGCAGTGGCGAGAAGTATCTCGACTTCATCTCCGGTATTGCGGTGAACGCGCTGGGCCATGCCCATCCCAAGGCCGTGGCTGCCCTTAAAAGCCAGGCTGAAAAGCTCTGGCACACCTCCAACATGTTCACCGTGCCGGGACAGCATGAGCTGGCGGCGAAATACTGCCAGAACAGCTTTGCCGACCGCGTCTTCTTCACCAATTCAGGCACCGAGGCGATCGAGTGCGCGATCAAGACCGCGCGCCACTATCACTTCGTCAACGGACGCCCCGACCGCTACCGCATCATCACCTTCACCGGCGCCTTCCATGGCCGCACCTATGGCGGCATCAATGCGGGCGGCAATCCGGCCTATCTGGAAGGCTTCGGGCCGCGCATGGAGGGGTTTGACCCAATTGCCTTTGGCGATCACGACGCCGTAAAGGCCGCCATCACCGAAGAAACAGCCGCCATCCTTGTCGAGCCCGTTCAGGGCGAAGGCGGCGTGCGCGCTTTGCCGGATGTGTGCCTGCGCGGACTTCGCGAGCTGTGCGACGAGCATGGCCTGTTGCTGATCTATGACGAGGTGCAGTGCGGGGCAGGGCGCACCGGCAAGCTGTGGGCCCATGAATGGGCGGGCAGCGCCGCGCCCGACATCATGGCCGTTGCCAAGGGGGTTGGTGGCGGTTTTCCGATGGGGGCCTGCCTGACGACAGAGGCGGCTGGCGCCCACATGGTGGTCGGCACGCATGGCTCCACTTTTGGCGGCAACCCGCTGGCGATGGCCGTCGGCAATGTCGTCTATGATGAGCTGACTGCGCCGGGCTTCATGGAGCACGTCGTGGACGTGTCCAATTTCCTGCACCAGCAGCTGCATGGCCTGGCCGATACCCATTCGGCCAAGGTTGAAGAGGTGCGTGGCAAGGGTCTTCTGGTCGGTCTGAAGCTGAAAACGGGCTATGTGAACAAGACACTGGCAAAGCACGCGCGCGATCACCATCTGCTGATCGGTGCGGCGGGTGATAATGTGGCCCGGATGGCTCCGCCGCTTATCATTGAGGAAGCTCACGCCCGTCAGGCGGTAGAGGCGCTGGACAAGGCCCTCGCCGCGCTGGAACAGGGCTAG
- the phoU gene encoding phosphate signaling complex protein PhoU: MNSPAQQGHHIVKAFSEELEQLSAAVATMGGLAESMISDAIDAIITRDSDLALEVAERDKRIDVLQRDVERQIIRLLALRQPLAWDLRVCIAALKISADLERVGDLAKNIARRTRALNEAEPLALTKSVERMGRLVQRHLHEVLDAYVSGEIAGAVGVWERDDDVDEHYNALFRELLTCMAEDPQLIGPGTHLLFIAKNLERVGDHATNIAELVHYAVTGSELTAERPKGTPLESGAS; this comes from the coding sequence ATGAATAGCCCGGCACAGCAGGGTCATCACATCGTCAAAGCCTTCTCCGAGGAGCTCGAACAGCTTTCCGCCGCCGTTGCGACCATGGGCGGGCTCGCAGAAAGCATGATCTCCGATGCGATTGACGCCATCATCACCCGCGACAGCGATCTCGCCCTTGAAGTCGCAGAACGTGACAAGCGCATCGATGTGCTGCAGCGCGATGTGGAGCGGCAGATCATTCGCCTTCTGGCCTTGCGCCAGCCTCTGGCGTGGGATTTGCGCGTCTGCATCGCGGCGCTGAAGATATCGGCAGACTTGGAACGCGTCGGTGATCTGGCCAAGAACATCGCCCGGCGCACGCGTGCGCTCAACGAGGCGGAGCCGCTGGCGCTCACCAAGTCTGTCGAACGCATGGGCCGTCTCGTCCAGCGCCATCTGCATGAAGTGCTCGACGCCTATGTGAGCGGCGAGATTGCCGGCGCGGTCGGTGTCTGGGAACGCGATGATGATGTCGATGAGCATTATAATGCGCTCTTCCGCGAGCTTCTGACCTGCATGGCAGAAGACCCCCAGCTGATCGGCCCGGGTACGCACCTTCTCTTCATTGCCAAAAATCTCGAGCGGGTGGGCGATCACGCCACCAATATCGCCGAGCTGGTTCACTATGCCGTTACGGGCAGCGAGCTTACGGCCGAACGGCCCAAGGGCACGCCGCTTGAAAGCGGCGCAAGCTAG